A stretch of bacterium DNA encodes these proteins:
- a CDS encoding cupin domain-containing protein produces the protein MEIEGFGTLVDPDEIEWFETPGGNSIKVLRVSEETGSYTALFKAEKGTVNPPHIHLGPADFYVLSGAMDYRGGSSKAGDWIYEPNGAVHEATSHPEETVYLANVHGAIAFYGEDPGEGGERPIVGISDWRGMKAIQDMQKTKGRA, from the coding sequence ATGGAGATCGAAGGCTTCGGAACCCTGGTCGACCCGGACGAAATCGAGTGGTTCGAGACGCCCGGAGGCAACTCGATCAAGGTCTTGCGGGTCTCGGAAGAGACCGGTTCCTACACGGCGCTCTTCAAGGCGGAGAAGGGGACCGTCAACCCGCCGCACATCCACCTCGGCCCGGCGGATTTCTATGTCCTCTCGGGCGCGATGGACTATCGCGGCGGCAGCTCCAAGGCGGGGGACTGGATCTACGAGCCGAACGGCGCGGTTCACGAAGCGACGAGTCATCCGGAGGAGACCGTCTATCTCGCCAACGTCCACGGGGCGATCGCGTTCTACGGTGAGGATCCCGGCGAGGGTGGCGAGCGGCCGATCGTGGGGATCTCGGACTGGCGCGGCATGAAGGCGATCCAGGACATGCAGAAGACGAAGGGCCGCGCCTGA
- a CDS encoding amidohydrolase family protein gives MGMPTDAPIIDLMLSFPILDLEKTYGNLRAAAKDKDSKEFEFPAQYMFKGVPHGWGEGRDPVEVTLEEMDKWSIKQALVGVGPLGGPSAKALANHPDRFLGNVHVDPNDVMGAVRQIEEAHQEFDVRMATTFPAGNLPQIMVDDPQMYPMYAKCCELDIAVGLNMGVPGPRLPMDPQKVERLDRICYDFPELRIVTYHGCEPWEDLAVKLMLKWPGLHYCTSAFAPKHYPEAIIKYANTRGADKILYAGYFPMGLSLERIMTEMKDVPFRDHVWPKFLYENARRVLKIED, from the coding sequence ATGGGAATGCCGACCGACGCACCGATCATCGACCTCATGCTCTCCTTCCCGATCCTCGACCTCGAGAAGACCTACGGGAATCTGCGCGCCGCCGCGAAGGACAAGGACTCGAAGGAGTTCGAGTTCCCGGCGCAGTACATGTTCAAGGGCGTCCCACACGGCTGGGGCGAAGGGCGCGACCCGGTCGAAGTCACCCTCGAAGAAATGGACAAGTGGTCGATCAAGCAGGCCCTCGTCGGCGTCGGACCGCTCGGCGGCCCCTCCGCAAAGGCGCTCGCGAACCACCCCGATCGTTTCCTCGGCAACGTCCACGTCGATCCGAACGACGTGATGGGCGCCGTGCGACAGATCGAGGAGGCTCACCAGGAGTTCGACGTGCGCATGGCGACCACGTTCCCGGCCGGAAACCTGCCGCAGATCATGGTCGACGATCCGCAGATGTATCCGATGTACGCGAAGTGCTGCGAGCTCGACATCGCAGTCGGTCTCAACATGGGCGTGCCCGGTCCGCGGCTGCCGATGGACCCGCAGAAGGTCGAGCGCCTCGACCGCATCTGTTACGACTTCCCCGAGCTTCGGATCGTGACCTACCACGGCTGCGAGCCGTGGGAGGATCTCGCGGTCAAGCTGATGCTCAAGTGGCCCGGACTCCACTACTGCACGAGCGCCTTCGCGCCGAAGCACTATCCGGAAGCCATCATCAAGTACGCGAACACCCGCGGTGCCGACAAGATCCTCTACGCCGGCTACTTCCCGATGGGCCTCTCCCTCGAGCGGATCATGACCGAGATGAAGGACGTCCCCTTCCGCGACCACGTCTGGCCGAAGTTCCTCTACGAGAACGCGCGGCGCGTCCTCAAGATCGAGGACTGA
- a CDS encoding flippase-like domain-containing protein — protein MTSESEAGDAGPTDSMDAAASTNGAGLRARAKTVLPWLVAAGLVYYVFTRVPFAQAWEAAREADLVRFAGVVGAAVLAWFAIESTLYAWLFTRFNAPVDRAEARALRGMSYLLTPINWNVGKAAVILRLKQTKDVPLLESTSTVMFYQSVDGIILAGFATAGMTLLPTLVVGAEDLSEARGWALLVIGLTIVNLVILRANWPTFRWLRWWREIALHQAHRRFAPRDLGILLAGKATYHFLYILVFYFGTRAFGIDLPFPLALAATPIIQAVGGLPISPAGLGTQQAAMLYFFGTRFGGSDSEAAIVAFGFSFPVALIVGRCLVGVFYLKEFAAVRSSTSPA, from the coding sequence GTGACCAGCGAGAGCGAAGCGGGAGACGCTGGCCCGACCGATTCGATGGACGCGGCGGCTTCGACGAATGGGGCGGGGCTTCGCGCGCGCGCGAAGACGGTCCTGCCCTGGCTCGTCGCCGCCGGCCTCGTCTACTACGTCTTCACCCGTGTTCCCTTCGCGCAGGCGTGGGAGGCGGCGCGAGAGGCGGACCTCGTGCGCTTCGCCGGCGTCGTCGGAGCCGCCGTCCTCGCCTGGTTCGCGATCGAGTCGACGCTCTACGCCTGGCTCTTCACGCGCTTCAACGCCCCCGTCGACCGCGCGGAGGCCCGCGCGCTCCGCGGCATGTCCTACCTGCTCACGCCGATCAACTGGAACGTGGGCAAGGCCGCGGTGATCCTTCGACTCAAGCAGACGAAGGACGTGCCGCTCCTCGAGTCGACGAGCACCGTCATGTTCTACCAGTCCGTCGACGGAATCATCCTCGCGGGATTCGCGACGGCGGGGATGACGCTGCTCCCGACGCTCGTGGTCGGCGCCGAGGATCTGTCGGAGGCGCGCGGGTGGGCACTCCTCGTGATCGGACTGACGATCGTGAACCTGGTGATCCTGCGCGCGAACTGGCCGACCTTCCGCTGGCTCCGCTGGTGGCGCGAGATCGCCCTCCATCAGGCCCATCGCCGCTTCGCGCCCCGCGACCTCGGGATCCTGCTCGCCGGCAAGGCCACCTACCACTTCCTCTACATCCTCGTCTTCTACTTCGGCACCCGAGCCTTCGGAATCGACCTGCCCTTCCCCCTCGCCCTCGCCGCGACGCCGATCATCCAGGCGGTCGGGGGGCTCCCCATCTCTCCGGCCGGCCTCGGGACCCAACAGGCCGCGATGCTCTACTTCTTCGGGACCCGCTTCGGCGGCTCGGATTCGGAGGCAGCGATCGTCGCCTTCGGATTCAGCTTCCCCGTCGCCTTGATCGTCGGCCGCTGCCTCGTCGGCGTCTTCTATCTCAAGGAGTTCGCCGCGGTCCGGTCGAGCACGAGCCCGGCCTAG
- a CDS encoding LLM class F420-dependent oxidoreductase, with amino-acid sequence MTTPALGYIPPMTKGITDDPAYVIALVEMLEEEGVESVWTVEHVIMADQYEPLYPYSEDGRAPTAPDTLMPDPLEWLAFAAARTEHLRLGTAVVVASQHSAAILAKRVATLDALSRGRLRLGVGIGWQREEYEAIGVPYRDRGRRLDETIEAMRILWREEFATYQGKHVTFENVHMDAKPANGESVPILIGGSSEFAARRAGRLGDGWYPYVISPEAFTEGAETIARTANDAGRDPAEIELTIWPASFDFMRTMDVPFVRSYVDAGASRVMISQGESQTIEIEGQRAFVKRYQDEVLAKL; translated from the coding sequence ATGACCACGCCCGCCCTCGGCTACATCCCGCCCATGACCAAGGGGATCACCGACGACCCCGCCTACGTGATCGCGCTCGTCGAGATGCTCGAAGAAGAGGGCGTCGAGAGCGTCTGGACCGTCGAGCACGTGATCATGGCCGACCAGTACGAGCCGCTCTATCCCTACTCCGAAGACGGCCGGGCGCCGACCGCGCCCGATACCTTGATGCCCGACCCGCTCGAGTGGCTGGCCTTCGCCGCGGCTCGGACCGAGCACCTCCGCCTCGGAACCGCCGTCGTAGTCGCCTCTCAGCACAGCGCGGCGATCCTCGCCAAGCGGGTCGCGACCCTCGACGCCCTCTCCCGCGGGCGCCTTCGCCTCGGCGTCGGGATCGGCTGGCAGCGCGAGGAGTACGAAGCGATCGGCGTGCCCTATCGTGATCGCGGGCGGCGACTCGACGAGACGATCGAGGCGATGCGCATTCTCTGGCGCGAGGAATTCGCGACCTACCAGGGCAAGCACGTGACCTTCGAGAACGTCCACATGGACGCCAAGCCTGCCAACGGCGAGAGCGTCCCGATCCTGATCGGAGGCAGCTCCGAGTTCGCCGCCCGGCGCGCCGGCCGGCTCGGCGACGGCTGGTATCCCTACGTGATCTCGCCCGAAGCCTTCACGGAGGGCGCCGAGACGATCGCGCGGACCGCGAACGACGCGGGCCGAGACCCCGCCGAGATCGAGCTCACGATCTGGCCGGCCAGCTTCGACTTCATGCGGACGATGGACGTCCCCTTCGTCCGGTCCTACGTCGACGCCGGCGCCAGCCGCGTGATGATCAGCCAGGGCGAGTCCCAGACGATCGAGATCGAAGGCCAGCGCGCCTTCGTCAAGCGCTACCAGGACGAGGTGCTCGCGAAGCTGTAG